AAGATGCAGTACTTGATAATATCAACCTGACAGTTGAAGAGGGCGAGTTCATACTCTTGCTTGGGCCCAGCGGTTGCGGGAAATCAACTCTTGTCCAGTGCCTGAATGGTATAATTCCCAAAGTTGCCAGCGGA
The ANME-2 cluster archaeon DNA segment above includes these coding regions:
- a CDS encoding ATP-binding cassette domain-containing protein, translated to MISIKNLTYYYPGFEDAVLDNINLTVEEGEFILLLGPSGCGKSTLVQCLNGIIPKVASG